GGCCCCAAAGGCCAAGGGGTGAACGACGGGCGGACCGTTGACGACTTCAAGCCCTACCTTGTCGCGCTGAACCTCACCAAGCGCTGCAATCTGAAATGCGACCATTGCTACCTCGACGCCACCACCAAAGCGGCGGGCGGGGACGACGAACTGAGCACGGAAGAGTGCTACAAGCTCATCGATCAGATTGCCGAGGTGAACAAAGGCTGTCTCCTGGTCATCACGGGCGGTGAACCGCTGGTGCGGCCTGATATTCTGGACATTGCCCGGCATGCGGTGAAGCTCGGCTTCATGGTGGTCTTCGGCACCAACGGCATGCTCATCAACGATCAGATGGCCAAGACCTTGGTCGAGATCGGTGTGATGGGTGTGGGCATCAGCATCGATTCACTGGATGCGGCGAAACACAACCAGTTCCGCGGAGTCCCCGGGGCCTGGGAAGCGGCGGTCGCAGGCATCGAAGCCTCCAAACGCAATGGGCTGCAGTTCCAAGTCCATTTCAGCGCCCAGCCCATGAACTATCAAGAATTGCCCGCGGTCCTTGAATGGTCTCACAACCTCGGCGCCCGTGTCTTGAACGTCTTCTTCATGGTCTGTACCGGCCGTGGCGAGGAACTCACCGATATCACACCGGCTCAATATGAAGAAGTCCTGGGCTATCTGATCGACTGCCAGGACAATTACAAAGGCATGCTGGTCCGCGCCCGTTGCGCCCCCCATTTCAAGCGGCTGGCCTACGAGAAGGATCCCAACTCGCCGATTACCAAAGCGACCGGCTACATGGGCGGAGGCTGCCTCGCTGGAACCAATTATGCCCGCGTGACACCGAATGGCGAACTGACCCCCTGCCCCTACATGCCGCTGTCGGCCGGCAATATCCGCGAGAAGAGCTTCGTCGACCTCTGGGAAAAATCCGATGTCTTCAACTCATTCCGCTACCCGCAACTGAAGGGGAAATGCGGCGACTGTGAATACACCGACATCTGCGGAGGCTGTCGGGCCCGTCCCTATGTGGATCATGGCGATTGGCTGGACGAAGACGAATGGTGCCTCTACACCCCCAAGGGTGGCGAAAAGATCAAAGTGGCCTTTAACACCCCGGAAGAATCGGAAGTCGCCTGGGATGAGGCCTCCTCACTCAGACTCAGCCGCATCCCCTATTTCCTCCGGGCGATGGTCAAGAAGGGCGTCGACAAGCATGCCCGCGAGAATAATGTCCCGCTGGTCACCATCGAATTGATGGAAGAATTGCGGAAGAAACGCTTTGGCAATGACGCGCCGGTCTTCAAATTCGACCGTGAGACGTAATACGTGAAACGTAAGCTGATCACAATCCAAGACTCTTGGATAGCTCCTTGCGTTTCACTTTTCACCTTTCACGCTTCACGAGCCTAAACATGGACGCCCTCCAAAGTTTTTTCGTCGATCTCAATACGCTGATCCCGATCATCAATCACTGGTTTCACCTCTTGTCCGCCGTGATTTGGATCGGAGGGCTCGCGTTTCTCGTCATGGCCGTGACGCCAGGACTGAAAAAAACCGTCGCAAAGGACCAGATCAAGCCCATTACGGATGTCTTCTATCAGCACTATAAGAAAGTGGCCGGCATTCTCCTGGTCGTGCTGTTGTTTACAGGAGGCGTCAACCTCCACTATGTGAATCAGGTCATGACATCCC
The nucleotide sequence above comes from Nitrospira sp.. Encoded proteins:
- a CDS encoding radical SAM protein, coding for MGKSLPILNIPSMTGSLGAFQQQITQFFTPGPKGQGVNDGRTVDDFKPYLVALNLTKRCNLKCDHCYLDATTKAAGGDDELSTEECYKLIDQIAEVNKGCLLVITGGEPLVRPDILDIARHAVKLGFMVVFGTNGMLINDQMAKTLVEIGVMGVGISIDSLDAAKHNQFRGVPGAWEAAVAGIEASKRNGLQFQVHFSAQPMNYQELPAVLEWSHNLGARVLNVFFMVCTGRGEELTDITPAQYEEVLGYLIDCQDNYKGMLVRARCAPHFKRLAYEKDPNSPITKATGYMGGGCLAGTNYARVTPNGELTPCPYMPLSAGNIREKSFVDLWEKSDVFNSFRYPQLKGKCGDCEYTDICGGCRARPYVDHGDWLDEDEWCLYTPKGGEKIKVAFNTPEESEVAWDEASSLRLSRIPYFLRAMVKKGVDKHARENNVPLVTIELMEELRKKRFGNDAPVFKFDRET